One Pseudomonas brassicacearum genomic region harbors:
- a CDS encoding thiol:disulfide interchange protein DsbA/DsbL yields the protein MRNLIISAGLVLASLFGMAVQANADESKAPYVELTNPVPVAVPGKIEVVELFWYGCPHCYAFEPVINPWVEKLPSDVNFVRIPAMFGGPWDAHGQMFLTLEAMGVEHKVHAAVFNAIQKEGKKLVKKEDMADFLATQGVDKDKFLATFDSFAIQGQIKKARELAKKYEITGVPTMVVNGKYRFDIGSAGGAEQALQLADQLVAKERAATKAAAN from the coding sequence ATGCGTAATCTGATCATCAGCGCCGGGCTCGTCCTCGCCAGCCTGTTCGGCATGGCCGTCCAAGCCAACGCCGACGAATCGAAGGCCCCCTACGTCGAATTGACCAACCCCGTTCCGGTGGCCGTGCCTGGCAAGATCGAAGTGGTGGAGCTGTTCTGGTACGGCTGCCCGCATTGCTACGCTTTTGAGCCGGTCATCAACCCGTGGGTCGAGAAACTGCCTTCGGATGTGAACTTCGTACGCATTCCCGCCATGTTCGGCGGCCCTTGGGACGCCCACGGCCAGATGTTCCTGACCCTCGAGGCCATGGGCGTCGAGCACAAGGTTCACGCTGCGGTCTTCAACGCGATCCAGAAAGAAGGCAAGAAACTGGTCAAGAAAGAAGACATGGCTGACTTCCTCGCCACCCAAGGTGTCGATAAGGACAAGTTCCTGGCTACGTTTGACTCCTTTGCCATCCAGGGTCAGATCAAGAAGGCCAGAGAGCTGGCGAAGAAGTATGAGATCACCGGCGTACCGACCATGGTCGTCAACGGCAAATACCGTTTTGACATCGGCTCTGCCGGCGGTGCCGAGCAAGCGCTGCAACTGGCCGACCAGCTGGTCGCCAAAGAGCGAGCGGCCACCAAGGCTGCTGCCAACTAA
- a CDS encoding N-acetylmuramoyl-L-alanine amidase — protein sequence MKFFSLIVALLVLAGCASGPRLDTSHPSVNQDSRIQFVVVHYTSASLERSLALLTHGEVSAHYLIGDDKHATVYKLVDENRRAWHAGESEWEGRTWLNSSSIGIEIVNPGFVDTPTARLWYPYSEAQVQALIVLLKDITQRNAINPRNIIGHSDIAPLRKLDPGPLFPWKRLAEAGLGVWPDEQAVARQQAVFAAQLPSASWFQGELARLGYPTPQTGEWDVATHHVLAAFQMHYRPTRFDGTPDAQSAAILQVLNQTK from the coding sequence ATGAAATTTTTTTCGCTCATTGTCGCTTTATTGGTGCTGGCCGGTTGCGCCAGCGGCCCTCGGCTCGATACCAGCCACCCTTCAGTCAATCAGGACAGCCGCATCCAATTCGTGGTGGTGCATTACACCTCGGCCTCCCTCGAGCGATCCCTGGCGTTGCTGACCCACGGCGAAGTCAGCGCTCATTATCTGATTGGCGACGATAAACACGCGACCGTTTACAAGCTGGTGGATGAGAACCGTCGCGCCTGGCACGCCGGGGAAAGCGAATGGGAAGGCCGGACCTGGCTCAACTCCAGCTCCATCGGTATCGAGATCGTCAATCCAGGTTTCGTCGACACGCCCACCGCGCGCCTTTGGTATCCCTACAGCGAAGCTCAGGTCCAGGCCTTGATCGTGTTGCTCAAGGACATCACCCAGCGTAACGCGATCAACCCGCGCAACATCATCGGCCACAGCGACATCGCTCCCCTGCGCAAGCTCGATCCGGGCCCCCTGTTCCCCTGGAAGCGCCTGGCAGAAGCAGGCCTGGGAGTCTGGCCAGACGAACAGGCCGTGGCGCGCCAGCAGGCAGTCTTCGCCGCGCAGTTGCCGAGTGCCAGCTGGTTCCAGGGCGAACTGGCCCGCCTCGGCTACCCGACGCCCCAGACGGGCGAATGGGATGTAGCCACCCACCATGTGCTGGCCGCCTTCCAGATGCACTACCGGCCGACCCGCTTCGACGGTACCCCAGACGCGCAAAGTGCGGCGATTTTGCAGGTGCTTAACCAGACAAAATAA
- a CDS encoding EAL domain-containing protein produces MTAARETLQSWLHRPLFLAMMAAALSAVLLLAGSLAVVMQQIQQRESDQMNAQGERFLQRLEQLFGQLREGLDDLQNQPLRGCDDDMIATLRQVSFNYRFVYEAVYIDGSGVCSNRPHQSGLSVTRPPDIRGPTYNYWLNTTTEPDEDRAALMLGRGNFRVATSRGHLTDVVDLPPGSSLLVVLDHGERAIPVLGTDQYWPPTEPWPPKSHNALQVTQTRLIYRMPTDSPEYQLVLIAPRNGFIVPANAWWMLPISLMLGLGIGFQVFLLARHRQSMDAELHGAIRRGELQVLYQPIFDLSSRNCVGAEALLRWRRPDGTLTSPDLFIPMAENTGQIRQITDFVLQRLFDQLGQLLRANPQLYISVNLAACDVMVPRIGEVIARLLALHRVSAHQIAFEVTERGLIDVLVARDNLQSLRDVGHQVLIDDFGTGYCSLAYLQTLPVDCLKIDKAFIDALGHDAASSGVAPHIIRMAHALQLKVIAEGVEYEAQASYLSSEGVKFGQGWLFAHALSAVQLIELITRGRRLRGRRLDDEA; encoded by the coding sequence ATGACGGCTGCCCGAGAAACCCTGCAGAGCTGGCTCCATCGCCCTCTTTTCCTGGCGATGATGGCGGCTGCCTTGAGCGCGGTGCTGTTGCTGGCGGGGAGTCTGGCTGTGGTGATGCAGCAGATCCAGCAGCGTGAAAGCGATCAGATGAATGCCCAGGGCGAGCGCTTTCTGCAACGCTTGGAGCAACTCTTCGGACAGCTGCGCGAAGGTCTAGACGATCTGCAAAACCAGCCGTTGCGCGGATGCGACGATGACATGATCGCGACCTTGCGCCAGGTCAGCTTCAATTACCGCTTCGTCTACGAAGCGGTGTACATCGACGGCAGCGGCGTCTGCTCCAATCGTCCACACCAGAGCGGCTTGTCAGTGACCCGGCCGCCCGACATCCGGGGGCCGACCTACAATTACTGGCTTAACACCACCACCGAACCCGATGAAGACCGCGCGGCATTGATGCTGGGGCGCGGTAATTTTCGGGTTGCCACCTCTCGCGGACATTTGACCGATGTGGTTGATCTCCCGCCGGGCAGCAGTCTGCTGGTCGTCCTGGATCACGGTGAGCGAGCCATTCCCGTGCTGGGCACCGACCAATACTGGCCGCCGACAGAGCCCTGGCCACCGAAAAGCCACAATGCCTTGCAAGTGACCCAGACCCGGCTGATCTATCGGATGCCGACCGACAGCCCGGAATATCAACTGGTGCTGATCGCTCCGCGCAACGGATTTATCGTTCCGGCCAACGCCTGGTGGATGTTGCCCATCAGTTTGATGCTGGGCCTGGGGATCGGCTTCCAGGTGTTTCTGTTGGCGCGCCACCGTCAATCCATGGATGCCGAATTGCATGGAGCCATCCGGCGTGGCGAGTTGCAGGTGCTGTACCAGCCGATTTTCGACCTGAGCAGCCGCAACTGCGTGGGGGCCGAAGCGTTGTTGCGTTGGCGACGACCGGACGGCACCCTGACTAGCCCGGACTTGTTTATCCCGATGGCCGAGAACACCGGGCAGATCCGCCAGATCACCGATTTCGTGCTGCAGCGGCTGTTTGATCAATTGGGCCAACTATTGCGGGCTAATCCACAGCTTTACATCTCGGTGAATCTGGCCGCGTGCGATGTGATGGTGCCGCGTATCGGCGAAGTGATCGCCCGCCTGCTGGCGCTGCATCGGGTCTCGGCGCACCAGATTGCCTTCGAAGTGACCGAGCGCGGGCTGATCGATGTGCTGGTCGCCCGGGATAACCTGCAGTCGTTGCGCGACGTCGGGCATCAGGTGTTGATCGACGATTTCGGCACCGGTTATTGCAGCCTGGCCTACCTGCAAACCCTGCCGGTGGACTGCCTGAAAATCGATAAGGCCTTCATTGACGCCTTGGGCCACGATGCCGCCAGCAGCGGTGTCGCGCCGCACATCATTCGCATGGCCCACGCGCTGCAACTCAAGGTGATCGCCGAAGGGGTCGAGTATGAAGCCCAGGCCTCCTATTTGAGCAGCGAAGGGGTGAAGTTTGGCCAGGGTTGGCTATTCGCCCATGCACTCAGTGCGGTGCAGCTCATCGAACTGATTACCCGCGGTCGGCGCCTGCGCGGACGACGCCTGGACGACGAAGCCTGA
- the yihA gene encoding ribosome biogenesis GTP-binding protein YihA/YsxC gives MQLKNPILGLCQQSTFMLSAAKVDQCPDDEGFEVAFAGRSNAGKSSALNTLTHASLARTSKTPGRTQLLNFFKLDDERRLVDLPGYGYAKVPIPLKQHWQRHLEAYLGSRESLKGLILMMDIRHPMTDFDLLMLDWAVASGMPMHILLTKADKLTYGAAKNTLLKVQSEIRKGWGDTITIQLFSAPKRMGLEEAYTVLADWMELADKGSEAAE, from the coding sequence ATGCAACTGAAGAACCCCATCCTTGGCCTGTGCCAACAGTCCACCTTCATGCTCAGCGCCGCCAAAGTCGATCAATGCCCCGACGATGAAGGCTTTGAAGTGGCTTTCGCCGGGCGTTCCAATGCCGGCAAATCCAGCGCGCTGAACACCTTGACCCATGCAAGCCTGGCACGCACCTCGAAAACCCCGGGGCGCACGCAGCTCTTGAACTTCTTCAAGCTAGACGATGAACGCCGTTTGGTCGACCTGCCCGGCTACGGCTACGCGAAAGTACCGATCCCGCTCAAACAACATTGGCAGCGCCATCTGGAAGCTTACCTGGGCAGCCGCGAGAGTTTGAAAGGCCTGATTCTGATGATGGACATCCGCCATCCGATGACCGACTTCGACCTGCTGATGCTCGACTGGGCTGTCGCCAGCGGCATGCCCATGCACATTTTGCTGACCAAGGCGGACAAGCTCACCTACGGCGCGGCAAAAAACACCTTGCTCAAAGTGCAGTCGGAAATTCGCAAAGGCTGGGGCGACACGATCACCATCCAGCTGTTCTCGGCCCCCAAGCGCATGGGCCTGGAAGAGGCCTACACTGTGTTGGCCGACTGGATGGAATTGGCTGACAAGGGCAGCGAAGCGGCCGAGTAA
- a CDS encoding endonuclease/exonuclease/phosphatase family protein translates to MARWSTERIVGLHEPRVNEHHVTSTGLPADGCLRLLSFNIQVGISTERYRHYLTRGWQHLLPHTGRAGNLQKIGDLLKDFDLVALQEADGGSLRSGYVNQVEHLAQLGAFPYWYQQLNRNLGRLGQHSNGVLSRLRPWAIEDHPLPGPKGRGAILARFGEGPEALVVVMMHLALGARTRTMQLAYIRELIGGYKHQVLMGDMNTHATDLLQTSPLRDLGLLAPQLEATFPSWRPQRCLDHILLSPTLTLERVAVLAQPISDHLPVAVEIRLPGSLTVDAFPALSPAPRGSDE, encoded by the coding sequence ATGGCCCGCTGGAGCACCGAACGCATCGTTGGCCTGCATGAACCGCGGGTCAACGAGCATCATGTCACTTCCACGGGCCTGCCCGCCGACGGCTGTCTGCGGCTGCTCAGTTTCAATATCCAGGTGGGTATCAGCACCGAGCGCTATCGGCATTACCTGACCCGAGGCTGGCAACACCTGCTGCCACACACCGGGCGAGCCGGCAACCTGCAGAAAATCGGCGACCTGCTGAAAGATTTCGACCTGGTGGCCCTGCAAGAGGCCGATGGCGGGAGCTTGAGGTCAGGCTACGTCAATCAGGTGGAACACCTGGCCCAACTGGGCGCTTTTCCCTACTGGTATCAGCAGCTCAACCGCAACCTCGGTCGTCTCGGCCAACACAGCAATGGTGTGTTGAGTCGCTTGCGACCGTGGGCGATTGAAGACCATCCGCTGCCGGGCCCCAAGGGGCGCGGGGCGATCCTGGCGCGTTTTGGCGAAGGTCCGGAGGCGTTGGTGGTGGTCATGATGCACCTGGCCCTCGGGGCGCGTACCCGGACGATGCAACTGGCCTACATCCGCGAACTGATCGGCGGGTACAAGCATCAGGTGCTGATGGGCGACATGAACACCCACGCCACCGACTTGCTGCAAACCTCACCTCTGCGTGATCTCGGCCTGCTCGCCCCGCAACTGGAAGCGACGTTCCCCAGCTGGCGCCCCCAGCGCTGCCTGGACCATATCCTGCTGAGCCCGACCCTGACCCTCGAACGCGTCGCGGTGCTGGCCCAGCCCATTTCCGATCACCTGCCTGTCGCGGTCGAAATTCGTTTGCCGGGTTCGCTCACGGTTGATGCATTTCCCGCGCTGAGTCCTGCCCCTCGCGGATCCGATGAATGA
- the algB gene encoding sigma-54-dependent response regulator transcription factor AlgB, with product MESATEHQGRILLVDDESAILRTFRYCLEDEGYTVATANSAAQADTLLQRQVFDLCFLDLRLGEDNGLDVLAQMRIQAPWMRVVIVTAHSAVDTAVDAIQAGAADYLVKPCSPDQLRLATAKQLEVRQLSARLEALEGEVRKPKDGLDSHSPAMKVVLETARQVASTDANILILGESGTGKGELARAIHGWSKRAKKSCVTINCPSLTTELMESELFGHSRGAFTGASESTLGRVNQADGGTLFLDEIGDFPLALQPKLLRFIQDKEYERVGDPITRRADVRILAATNLNLEDMVRDGRFREDLLYRLNVITLHLPPLRERTEDILTLADRFLARFVKEYARPARGFSDEAREALLGYRWPGNIRELRNVVERASIICPQEKVEISHLGMAEQPVNNAPRIGAALSLDELEKAHIGAVLATADTLDQAAKTLGIDASTLYRKRKQYNL from the coding sequence ATGGAATCCGCCACCGAGCATCAAGGCCGCATTCTGCTGGTAGACGACGAGTCCGCCATCCTGCGTACGTTCCGTTACTGCCTGGAAGACGAAGGCTATACCGTCGCCACCGCCAACAGCGCCGCCCAGGCCGACACCCTGCTGCAGCGCCAGGTGTTCGACCTGTGTTTCCTCGACCTGCGCCTGGGCGAAGACAACGGCCTCGATGTCCTGGCGCAAATGCGCATTCAGGCGCCGTGGATGCGAGTCGTGATCGTCACCGCCCACTCGGCGGTCGACACTGCGGTCGATGCGATCCAGGCCGGCGCCGCCGATTACCTGGTCAAGCCTTGCAGCCCGGATCAATTACGCCTGGCGACCGCCAAGCAACTTGAAGTGCGCCAGTTGTCGGCACGGCTCGAAGCCCTCGAAGGGGAAGTGCGCAAACCCAAGGACGGCCTCGATTCCCACAGCCCGGCGATGAAAGTCGTCCTTGAAACCGCCCGCCAGGTCGCCAGCACCGACGCCAATATCCTGATTCTCGGCGAGTCCGGTACGGGTAAGGGCGAATTGGCCCGGGCGATCCACGGCTGGAGCAAGCGCGCGAAAAAGTCCTGCGTCACCATCAATTGCCCGTCGCTGACCACTGAGTTGATGGAAAGCGAATTGTTCGGTCACAGCCGCGGCGCGTTCACCGGCGCCAGTGAGAGCACCCTGGGGCGCGTCAACCAGGCTGACGGCGGCACGCTGTTTCTCGACGAGATCGGCGATTTTCCCTTGGCGTTGCAGCCAAAGTTGCTGCGTTTCATTCAGGACAAGGAATATGAGCGGGTCGGTGATCCGATCACCCGTCGCGCCGATGTACGGATTCTCGCGGCCACCAACCTCAACCTTGAAGACATGGTGCGCGACGGACGTTTTCGCGAAGACCTGCTGTATCGTCTGAACGTCATTACCCTGCACCTGCCGCCGCTGCGCGAGCGCACCGAAGACATCCTGACCTTGGCCGATCGCTTCCTGGCGCGCTTCGTCAAGGAATACGCGCGCCCGGCCCGGGGCTTCAGCGACGAGGCTCGCGAAGCACTGCTAGGCTATCGCTGGCCAGGCAATATCCGCGAGCTGCGTAACGTGGTCGAGCGCGCCAGCATTATCTGCCCCCAGGAAAAAGTCGAAATCAGCCACTTGGGCATGGCCGAGCAACCGGTCAACAATGCGCCGCGAATCGGTGCCGCGCTGAGCCTCGACGAGCTGGAGAAAGCGCACATCGGCGCAGTATTGGCCACCGCCGACACCCTGGACCAGGCGGCCAAGACCCTCGGTATCGATGCATCCACGCTGTATCGCAAACGCAAGCAGTACAACCTGTGA
- a CDS encoding c-type cytochrome yields the protein MNKLIVSLLLTLGISGVAHAAGDAAAGQAKAAVCGACHGPDGNSMAPNFPKLAGQGERYLNKQLHDIKSNKRTVLEMTGLLTNLSDQDLADIAAYFASQKGSIGAADPKLVARGEALFRGGDLNKGLPACTGCHSPDGKGNAAAGFPHLGGQHAQYVGKQLTDFRKEEGGRTNDGDTKPMQSIAKKLSDEDIAAVSSYIQGLH from the coding sequence ATGAACAAATTGATCGTGAGTCTGCTGTTGACCTTGGGGATATCCGGTGTAGCCCACGCCGCTGGCGATGCCGCCGCCGGTCAGGCGAAAGCGGCCGTATGCGGGGCCTGCCATGGCCCGGATGGCAATAGCATGGCGCCAAACTTTCCGAAACTGGCGGGCCAGGGCGAACGTTATCTGAACAAGCAGTTGCACGACATCAAGTCCAATAAGCGCACGGTGCTGGAAATGACCGGCCTGCTGACCAACCTGAGCGATCAGGACCTGGCGGACATCGCGGCCTATTTCGCCAGCCAGAAGGGCAGTATCGGCGCTGCCGATCCGAAGCTCGTGGCTCGTGGTGAAGCGCTGTTCCGCGGTGGTGACTTGAACAAGGGGCTTCCAGCGTGCACCGGTTGCCACTCCCCTGACGGTAAAGGCAACGCTGCAGCCGGGTTCCCGCACCTGGGCGGCCAGCACGCCCAGTACGTTGGCAAGCAACTGACCGACTTCCGAAAAGAAGAAGGCGGCCGCACCAACGACGGCGATACCAAGCCTATGCAGAGCATTGCGAAAAAGCTGAGCGACGAAGATATCGCGGCGGTGTCCAGCTACATCCAGGGCCTGCACTGA
- a CDS encoding c-type cytochrome yields MTKWLLAAGVLMPLYSAQATQDPEAVYNRVCGACHSGQLPTAPRKGDQEAWTPRLAKGMETLVQHVTQGFKAMPPRGLCMDCSAEDYRTIIQWMSE; encoded by the coding sequence ATGACGAAATGGCTGCTAGCTGCCGGTGTCTTGATGCCGCTTTACAGCGCTCAGGCTACACAGGATCCGGAAGCTGTGTACAACCGTGTTTGTGGTGCCTGTCATTCCGGCCAACTCCCCACGGCACCTCGCAAGGGTGATCAGGAAGCTTGGACGCCGAGGTTGGCGAAAGGTATGGAGACGCTGGTGCAACACGTGACCCAGGGTTTCAAGGCGATGCCGCCGCGTGGTTTGTGCATGGACTGCAGTGCCGAGGATTACCGAACCATCATCCAGTGGATGAGCGAGTAA
- a CDS encoding ATP-binding protein: MKLAMKLRTRLFLSISALITVALLGLVLGLVSVLQMANTQEQSVRDNFILLDLGLKLRQTLGDQLMVILNDKPDLAALEVSKRQYLDLLEEGIAHERGQENPTNTFSRAKADYIAFLEAFTATHQQPAQQKNLQELTTKFNALRNGLVEGYRVALNNISETQTRARDRALLISGLLGLVGLAVLIIGFVTAHGIARRYGAPIEALAAAADDIGQGNFEVMLPVSSASELNLLTRRFGVMAQALREHQATNVDELLAGQQRLQAVLDSIDDGLLMIDRQGHLEHLNPVAQRQLGWDEERLGQGLGEALGRLELDEELQLVLRGGTQDRAPDDLSIEVDGETRVLTYSLTPVSHTQGHILGAVMVLHDVTEQRAFERVRSEFVLRASHELRTPVTGMHMAFGLLQERVHFPEESREADLLNTVNEEMQRLMQLINDLLNFSRYQNGLQKLTLGPCSIEDLLEAARQRFTAQAQAKGIKLLVAIQDPLPRLHADAAQLEKVLDNLIDNALRHTGDDGQIRLQARRHGERVIISVEDNGEGIAYGQQGRIFEPFVQVGRKKGGAGLGLALCKEIVQLHGGRMGVYSRPGQGTQFYMALAV, translated from the coding sequence ATGAAACTGGCGATGAAGCTGCGCACGCGACTGTTTCTCAGCATCTCGGCCCTGATCACCGTGGCATTGCTGGGGTTGGTACTTGGCCTGGTCAGCGTGCTGCAAATGGCCAACACCCAGGAACAATCGGTACGCGACAACTTCATCCTGCTGGACCTGGGCCTCAAGCTGCGCCAGACCCTGGGCGACCAGTTGATGGTGATCCTCAACGATAAGCCTGACCTGGCTGCGCTGGAGGTTTCCAAGCGGCAATATCTCGATTTGCTGGAGGAGGGCATCGCCCATGAACGTGGTCAGGAGAATCCGACGAACACCTTCAGCAGGGCGAAGGCCGACTACATCGCCTTTCTCGAGGCCTTCACGGCGACTCACCAACAGCCGGCCCAGCAAAAAAACCTCCAGGAGCTGACTACAAAATTCAACGCGCTGCGCAATGGACTGGTGGAGGGATATCGCGTCGCCTTGAACAATATCAGTGAAACCCAGACCCGTGCCCGTGACCGTGCACTGTTGATTTCCGGGCTACTGGGGTTGGTAGGGCTGGCGGTGTTGATCATTGGTTTCGTCACGGCCCATGGCATCGCTCGGCGTTACGGGGCGCCGATCGAGGCATTGGCCGCGGCGGCGGATGACATCGGCCAGGGCAATTTCGAAGTGATGCTGCCCGTTTCTTCCGCCTCCGAGTTGAATCTTCTGACACGTCGTTTCGGAGTCATGGCCCAGGCCTTGCGGGAGCACCAGGCCACCAATGTCGATGAACTGCTCGCCGGCCAGCAACGCTTGCAGGCCGTACTGGACAGCATCGATGACGGGCTGCTGATGATTGATCGCCAAGGCCACCTGGAGCATCTCAATCCCGTGGCACAGCGCCAATTGGGCTGGGATGAAGAACGCCTGGGGCAGGGGCTGGGCGAGGCGCTGGGACGCCTGGAACTGGATGAAGAGTTACAACTGGTGCTTCGCGGCGGTACCCAGGACCGGGCACCGGACGACCTGAGCATCGAGGTCGATGGAGAGACGCGCGTGCTGACCTACAGTCTCACGCCGGTCAGTCATACCCAAGGCCACATCCTCGGCGCGGTGATGGTGCTGCACGATGTCACGGAACAGCGTGCTTTCGAACGGGTACGCAGTGAGTTCGTGTTGCGCGCGTCCCACGAGCTGCGCACCCCCGTCACCGGCATGCATATGGCGTTCGGCCTGTTGCAGGAGCGTGTGCATTTTCCCGAAGAATCCCGTGAAGCCGACCTGCTCAACACCGTCAATGAAGAAATGCAGCGCCTGATGCAGCTCATCAATGACCTGCTGAACTTCTCTCGCTACCAGAACGGCTTGCAAAAGTTGACCTTGGGACCTTGCTCCATCGAAGACCTCCTGGAAGCGGCCCGGCAGCGGTTCACCGCGCAAGCGCAGGCCAAGGGCATCAAATTGCTCGTCGCGATCCAAGACCCGCTGCCGCGTCTGCATGCCGACGCTGCGCAGCTGGAAAAGGTGCTGGATAACCTGATCGACAATGCCCTGCGTCACACCGGCGACGACGGCCAGATCCGCCTGCAGGCCCGGCGCCACGGCGAACGGGTGATCATCAGCGTCGAAGACAACGGTGAAGGTATTGCCTACGGTCAGCAGGGACGGATCTTCGAGCCTTTCGTCCAGGTCGGACGCAAGAAGGGTGGCGCTGGCCTCGGCCTGGCGCTGTGCAAGGAGATCGTCCAGCTCCACGGCGGGCGCATGGGGGTTTATTCAAGGCCGGGGCAGGGCACGCAGTTCTACATGGCCCTGGCGGTCTGA
- a CDS encoding GGDEF domain-containing protein, whose translation MSDDAERWREKYLKSIEQQEKLERRWDARLDLLRRGLVRSTLAAEGTDRAVDQCMKEMRDVVRTDDMDAALAALLPRLEKAVLDSEQRRETRIEQMSTALTALVDQLQTLPLPKEVSRPLKKFSKQLEDRVGQAREMPLLLSELSSLQGKALSALDAPAEPNRPGLLQRLFGGSGHEESAPQPNEPAQARAVPVSEAKPPVPVLPAAEAETVAVAVADSPAPAAPAPAPTAPTPAPPTPAQEPIPVPEQARALEAAPEPVASIVPMDGPDPAPTPSLVSEASQAAIEPDEAAEPAPIPGERTEPLPAVENPDELLSEEPSKALPEVPLPPAEPAEPAEAAELLAAVDPLPTETDEAHYALPDSPEPSYSSVARHIEDTLLGLLGDLTLPERHRPQAEAMRERLKNGLNWYELLPILDDLAVLMLAITDSGQHEFEAYLQRLNDRLESFQNSLRAASEDHADNLSASRDMDTQIREQVDGLQSSVQEADDLEGLKRVLENHLEGLLGTMDQHQKQRDLREQEVSARLKSLAERVALMEQDAQVVRDNLEEQRQKALIDPLTGLPNRAAWSERLEHEVTQWQEHGNSLLLAMLDLDHFKRINDNYGHLAGDRVLKLIASVLRRRLRGGDFIARFGGEEFVLLVPNTPLAAGVKLAEALRAAIEVCPFHFKGEPVTVTVSIGMTAFKAGERSDLVIKRADQALYRAKNAGRNRVELG comes from the coding sequence ATGAGCGACGACGCCGAACGCTGGAGAGAGAAGTACCTCAAGAGTATCGAACAGCAGGAAAAGCTTGAGCGCCGCTGGGACGCTCGGCTCGACTTGCTGCGTCGTGGCCTGGTGCGTAGCACCCTGGCCGCCGAGGGCACTGACCGGGCTGTTGATCAATGCATGAAAGAGATGCGCGATGTGGTGCGCACCGATGACATGGATGCCGCCCTCGCCGCCCTGTTACCGCGCCTGGAGAAAGCCGTACTCGATTCCGAGCAGCGCCGCGAGACCCGGATCGAACAGATGAGTACCGCATTGACGGCCCTGGTTGATCAGTTGCAAACCCTGCCGCTGCCAAAGGAAGTCAGTCGACCGCTGAAGAAATTTTCCAAGCAGTTGGAGGACCGTGTCGGCCAGGCCCGGGAGATGCCGCTGTTGCTCAGCGAGCTGAGCAGCTTGCAGGGCAAGGCGTTGAGTGCGCTGGATGCACCCGCCGAACCGAATCGCCCCGGCCTGTTGCAGCGACTGTTTGGTGGGTCTGGCCACGAAGAAAGCGCGCCCCAGCCAAACGAGCCTGCCCAGGCGCGCGCGGTGCCTGTGTCGGAAGCGAAGCCGCCGGTACCTGTGCTGCCGGCAGCCGAGGCCGAGACTGTGGCTGTGGCTGTGGCTGACTCGCCTGCACCTGCTGCACCTGCACCTGCACCTACGGCACCGACTCCTGCTCCACCTACGCCTGCACAAGAACCGATACCGGTACCGGAGCAAGCCCGAGCCTTGGAGGCGGCGCCCGAGCCGGTCGCCAGCATTGTGCCGATGGACGGGCCTGATCCAGCGCCCACCCCGTCCCTTGTATCCGAAGCTTCTCAAGCCGCCATTGAGCCGGATGAAGCCGCTGAACCGGCGCCGATCCCAGGCGAACGCACGGAACCGCTCCCCGCCGTCGAAAATCCTGATGAGCTGCTGTCGGAGGAGCCGTCCAAGGCGCTGCCCGAAGTGCCGCTCCCCCCAGCCGAACCAGCGGAACCAGCCGAAGCAGCCGAGCTTCTGGCAGCCGTCGATCCGCTGCCCACCGAAACGGATGAGGCCCACTACGCCCTACCCGACTCACCGGAGCCCTCCTACAGCTCGGTGGCCAGGCATATCGAAGACACCCTGCTGGGTCTGTTGGGCGACCTGACCCTGCCCGAGCGGCATCGCCCCCAAGCCGAGGCCATGCGTGAACGGCTGAAAAATGGCTTGAACTGGTACGAATTGCTGCCGATCCTCGATGATCTTGCGGTACTCATGCTGGCCATTACCGACAGCGGCCAGCATGAGTTTGAAGCTTACCTGCAGCGGCTCAATGACCGACTTGAGTCATTCCAGAACAGCCTACGGGCTGCCAGCGAAGACCATGCCGATAATCTGTCAGCCTCCAGGGACATGGACACCCAGATTCGCGAACAGGTGGACGGCCTGCAAAGTAGCGTTCAAGAGGCTGATGATCTGGAAGGCCTCAAGCGAGTGTTGGAGAATCACCTCGAAGGCTTGCTGGGTACCATGGATCAACACCAGAAGCAGCGTGATCTGCGTGAGCAAGAAGTCTCGGCTCGCCTGAAAAGCCTGGCCGAGCGCGTGGCGTTGATGGAGCAGGATGCTCAGGTCGTGCGCGATAATCTCGAAGAACAGCGGCAAAAAGCCCTCATCGATCCGCTCACGGGGTTACCTAACCGCGCCGCCTGGTCCGAGCGCCTCGAACATGAAGTCACCCAGTGGCAGGAGCATGGCAATAGTCTGTTGTTGGCCATGCTCGATCTCGACCATTTCAAGCGCATCAATGATAACTACGGCCATCTGGCCGGTGACCGAGTGTTGAAGCTTATCGCCTCGGTGCTGCGTAGACGCCTGCGGGGCGGCGATTTCATTGCCCGCTTCGGCGGCGAAGAGTTTGTCCTGTTGGTTCCCAACACGCCCCTGGCGGCTGGTGTCAAATTGGCGGAGGCCTTGCGCGCGGCCATCGAGGTCTGTCCGTTCCACTTCAAGGGCGAACCGGTGACGGTGACGGTGTCCATAGGCATGACCGCCTTCAAAGCTGGAGAACGCAGCGATCTGGTAATCAAAAGAGCCGATCAGGCGTTATATCGAGCAAAAAATGCCGGACGCAACCGGGTGGAACTGGGCTGA